CAAGGCTTAATTTaactgattttctttaaaaaaaaaaaaatccaaactaaaACGAACATTCTTAGGTCAAGAACATTTAGCTCTCTAAGTCTTCTTTGTGAGAAGACTCGTTTCCCAGTAGGAACGCTCAAGGCTTCTGTGTGATTCCTGCAAAATAATCCCTGCTATACTTTTTAAGCCAAACGAGATTTACGTTTTCACAGGAATAGTTTGTTTGCATCCAGAATGGTTGGGATTTGCTTCTGGCAAACCCACGGCATGGTCAGTGGTTGCAATTAGCAGCATGTCTAAGGTGGTCTCGGTACACTTGGCAATGAAACGGATGAAGGGTCTCACGTCCCCTTCGTTGGCAACTTCCAACACGTGGTAATACTCGGACCTCTGCTCCTTGCGGATTGTAATGGGAGGGTAGCCCGCCTGCATCAAAATGAGGTTCATCAGCAGGCGCGAGGTCCTGCCGTTGCCATCGATGAAGGGGTGGATGTAGACCAGTTTGTAATGGGCCAGTGCGGCAAATTCCACCGGGTGCAGATTCATGGCGTCCTCCGAGTTCAGCCACTGTATGAACTCTTCCATCTGCTTTTCCACGTCTTGAGGATGGGGAGGAATATGATGTCCCACAAACACCTGTGTAGTCCTAAATCTCCCGGCCTCCACGGGATCCACGTAACCCAGCACCCGCCGGTGGATCTCCAGCATGTCGCTGATGGTGACGGACCCGATCCTGGAGACCAGAGTGGTGTTGATGTATTTCATGGCCGCGTGCATGCCGATGACCTCGTTCTGCTCCTCCAGGCTCTTCCCGGGCACGGCGTACCGGGTCTCGATGATGTGCCGGATCTCGGAGAGGGTCAGCGTGTTGCCTTCGATGGCCACGGTGTGGTAAATGTGGTGGTAGTAAGACTCCTCCATGACGCGCCGCAGCGCCGAGCTCCCCTTGGGGATGGACATCACCTTCTTCACTTTGCTGTCGATGATGCTGAAGTAGCGCTGGTCGATCTCCTCCACCAGGGGCAACGTCCGGTCCCTGTTGATGAGCGCTTTCTCGTTGTAGGGAGAGATGGTTAGTGCTTTGGTATATAAGTAATCGGCCTGCAGAATGTCTTTCTCCTCTTCAGAAAAGATGCCCAGCTCGTTGAGCGCGTCCACGTAATTGGGGTCCATCTTGAGGGCGTGCAGGAAGAGTCGGTGGGCCTTCTCGCGCTTCCCCTGCCGCTTCATCTCCAGGGCCTGGTTCAAGGCGGCTCGGGCTTCTAGCTTAACGTCTGGAAGACACCAAAAGTCAGGTGGTCAAGGACGGACACGGACACGCTTTATGTGGAAAATGGGAGGACGGCGGGAGAATCTCTGAGGCCACTTTGTCTAAACTATACCCAATGGCCCTCTGGTCCCCCCGGAAGATCTCAGTCTATTTTGTTCCAGCTCTCACCACGTCGTGCCCGAGTGCGCCCCTCTGGGGCCTGGCAGAAGGACCAGAGCTCCCCCAAGCCTGCCGCCCTCTGCCCTCCTCAAAGCCCCCTCTCTGTGAGCAAGCACTGCTAGCGATCTCCGTGTCCCACGGGCACAGCACGCGCGGCGCTGGCTAAGGGGGTCTGCACAATCAGGGCGGCCGCggctccctcctctctccctccgcTTCCCAAACAGCCGTTGGGCTGCCGTGTTCTCTTGGACTGCACTGAGACCCCCGGATCCTCTTCTAGGACACGCCGTCTCTCACCTGCAGACGCTTTAGGCTTGACCACCAGCAGACTGATCCCTCCTGTGGTGACGGTGAGCCCTGTGCTGGGAGACTTCTGTCCTCCTCCCAGCTTGCTCCTCAGCAAGGAGAGTCCTTTCTGCAGTGTGGAGCCCTGCTCCTCCACGGCCCCCAGGGGGAGCAAGAGCACCAACAGGGATCCCAGCAGCAGGCCCAGCAGGGCCGCCACCCAGAACCAGCGTCCCCACAGCGACACCCATTT
This sequence is a window from Sminthopsis crassicaudata isolate SCR6 chromosome 1, ASM4859323v1, whole genome shotgun sequence. Protein-coding genes within it:
- the FICD gene encoding protein adenylyltransferase FICD; its protein translation is MTFMSMATVVAVAEPKWVSLWGRWFWVAALLGLLLGSLLVLLLPLGAVEEQGSTLQKGLSLLRSKLGGGQKSPSTGLTVTTGGISLLVVKPKASADVKLEARAALNQALEMKRQGKREKAHRLFLHALKMDPNYVDALNELGIFSEEEKDILQADYLYTKALTISPYNEKALINRDRTLPLVEEIDQRYFSIIDSKVKKVMSIPKGSSALRRVMEESYYHHIYHTVAIEGNTLTLSEIRHIIETRYAVPGKSLEEQNEVIGMHAAMKYINTTLVSRIGSVTISDMLEIHRRVLGYVDPVEAGRFRTTQVFVGHHIPPHPQDVEKQMEEFIQWLNSEDAMNLHPVEFAALAHYKLVYIHPFIDGNGRTSRLLMNLILMQAGYPPITIRKEQRSEYYHVLEVANEGDVRPFIRFIAKCTETTLDMLLIATTDHAVGLPEANPNHSGCKQTIPVKT